The following coding sequences lie in one Rutidosis leptorrhynchoides isolate AG116_Rl617_1_P2 unplaced genomic scaffold, CSIRO_AGI_Rlap_v1 contig433, whole genome shotgun sequence genomic window:
- the LOC139883667 gene encoding heat stress transcription factor A-1d-like, which translates to MDGVSSSKSNSSSGVAASEASTSSGPVPLPAPIQNAANAPPPFLSKTYDMVDDPATDSIVSWSSTNNSFIVWNPPEFARDLLPKYFKHNNFSSFVRQLNTYGFRKVDPDRWEFANEGFLRGQKHLLRTISRRKPTHGQSGQQPQQTHTHTHGQSSSVGAACVEVGKFGLEEEVERLKRDKNVLMQELVRLRQQQQTTDNQLQTMVQRLQGMEQRQQQMMSFLAKAVQSPGFLSQFVQNEGNNRRISEANKKRRLKQEGVPEDNNPDGQIVKYKPKMNEGAAKAMLRQFMKVDTASQLDSSFNNNLENFLLGNGSPSSNDIGSGNSSSNISGASLQEVSPSPVQSPNNFAASLPEMQPPLNAEAISTTQFPDITSLGGTQHPTTISVPQADIIMPDLTPIPDIVLENVIDLPEENIMGFDNTGAAGFMDPASLVSGAMSLDLDSISPDPDIESLLENSNFYWDDSIVESPLPDDLEQIIAAADDDVNNKNETKAMGNGWDEGQHMDNLTEQMGLLRSENKKGLKNL; encoded by the exons ATGGATGGTGTAAgtagcagcaaaagcaacagcagTAGTGGAGTCGCCGCCAGCGAGGCGTCGACAAGTAGCGGGCCGGTGCCTCTGCCGGCTCCGATACAGAACGCGGCGAACGCGCCGCCTCCTTTCTTGAGCAAGACCTATGACATGGTGGACGATCCTGCAACTGATTCGATTGTGTCGTGGAGCTCTACCAATAACAGCTTTATTGTTTGGAATCCTCCAGAGTTCGCTCGTGATCTTTTGCCCAAGTATTTTAAGCACAATAACTTCTCCAGCTTTGTTCGACAGCTCAACACTTAT GGTTTCAGAAAGGTAGATCCAGACCGTTGGGAATTTGCAAATGAGGGCTTCTTAAGAGGGCAAAAGCATCTTCTTAGAACTATTAGTCGGCGAAAGCCTACTCATGGACAGAGTGGTCAACAACCACAGCAAACGCACACGCACACGCACGGGCAGAGTTCGTCCGTCGGTGCGGCATGTGTCGAGGTCGGAAAATTCGGGCTTGAGGAAGAGGTCGAGAGGCTCAAGAGAGACAAGAATGTGCTAATGCAGGAACTTGTCCGATTAAGACAGCAACAACAAACTACCGATAATCAGCTTCAAACCATGGTGCAGCGTCTTCAAGGAATGGAGCAACGCCAACAACAAATGATGTCATTCCTGGCAAAGGCAGTTCAAAGCCCTGGGTTTCTGTCTCAATTTGTGCAGAATGAAGGCAACAATCGGCGAATTTCAGAAGCCAACAAGAAACGAAGGCTTAAGCAAGAAGGAGTTCCTGAGGACAACAATCCTGATGGACAGATTGTTAAATACAAGCCAAAGATGAATGAAGGTGCTGCAAAAGCAATGCTCAGGCAGTTTATGAAAGTAGATACTGCTTCTCAGTTGGATTCTTCTTTCAACAATAATCTCGAAAATTTCCTCCTGGGCAATGGTTCGCCATCGTCTAATGATATTGGCAGTGGAAATTCTTCGAGCAATATTTCAGGAGCGTCACTTCAAGAGGTTTCACCATCTCCGGTGCAATCCCCTAACAACTTTGCTGCCTCCTTACCAGAAATGCAACCTCCCTTAAATGCCGAAGCCATTTCGACAACTCAGTTCCCAGATATAACTTCCCTGGGCGGAACACAACATCCGACAACCATTTCCGTTCCACAAGCTGATATAATCATGCCTGATCTGACACCAATACCGGATATTGTACTGGAAAATGTCATTGACCTTCCGGAAGAAAATATAATGGGATTTGATAATACGGGGGCTGCCGGATTTATGGATCCTGCTTCGTTAGTCAGCGGGGCGATGTCGTTAGATCTTGATTCGATTTCTCCCGATCCTGACATAGAGTCCTTGCTAGAGAACTCCAATTTCTACTGGGACGACAGTATTGTAGAAAGCCCTTTGCCTGACGATTTAGAACAAATTATTGCAGCTGCTGATGATGATGTAAACAACAAAAATGAAACAAAAGCAATGGGAAATGGATGGGATGAAGGTCAGCATATGGACAATCTTACAGAACAAATGGGACTTCTTAGATCAGAAAACAAAAAGGGTTTGAAGAACTTATAG
- the LOC139883668 gene encoding uncharacterized protein, with amino-acid sequence MATQIKIHFNSTLFLLFLGLSSSMEEGRYITKSYFDHHGSLVSSEFQKFITQELGFASCDRLLNPVVKSSVTDRKLIGEGSHRRLSTSIRLSMDSQMPNCKIVIIEKLPSGVFADPFELENLQGRGVFKDVAVFGDTNLELPSFLSNRSVVEIHMNSSSNLSSRHHFQLEINVELPVHARYQPLDESGYTNVEFEEPDVIMHCINEALLDNHHQNCLLVSKLDGGKRNDVVVWRIPSGKKAHSEFVSVITFFSAVISTLSIVWASVFCSSTNLSKSLNSVFSTNSILPFTLIQAKMKIFISRCVTFQKVVLKVLLGGLDPKSLQDQLGL; translated from the exons ATGGCGACTCAGATCAAAATTCACTTCAATTCAACACTGTTTCTTCTGTTTCTCGGTCTATCGTCTTCAATGGAG GAAGGAAGATATATAACCAAATCGTATTTCGACCACCATGGAAGCCTGGTCTCTTCCGAATTTCAAAAATTCATAACCCAGGAACTGGGTTTTGCCTCATGCGACCGGCTCCTCAATCCTGTCGTCAAATCTTCTGTTACGGATCGGAAACTGATCGGAGAAGGCTCACATCGTCGTCTATCGACTTCAATCCGATTATCAATGGATTCTCAGATGCCCAATTGTAAAATTGTGATCATCGAAAAATTGCCGTCTGGAGTCTTTGCCGATCCATTCGAGCTAGAAAATCTTCAAGGGCGTGGAG TGTTTAAGGATGTGGCTGTATTTGGTGATACGAATTTGGAACTTCCTTCATTCCTTTCAAATCGATCTGTTGTtgaaattcatatgaatagtagttCGAATCTCtcatcgagacaccattttcaactGGAAATCAACGTCGAGCTTCCTGTTCATGCTCGTTATCAG CCTTTAGATGAGAGTGGTTACACAAATGTGGAATTCGAAGAACCTGATGTGATCATGCACTGCATCAATGAGGCATTGCTGGATAATCATCATCAGAATTGTTTACTCGTCTCAAAACTCGACGGAGGTAAGAGAAACGACGTTGTCGTGTGGAGAATACCATCTGGGAAGAAGGCTCACTCTGAGTTTGTATCAGTAATCACTTTTTTTTCAGCTGTTATATCAACTCTTTCTATTGTTTGGGCTTCTGTGTTCTGTTCGAGCACAAATCTATCCAAGAGT CTGAATAGCGTATTTTCCACCAATTCTATTCTTCCATTTACTTTAATTCAG GCTAAAATGAAAATTTTCATTTCAAGGTGTGTGACATTCCAGAAAGTAGTGCTCAAGGTTTTGCTTGGTGGCTTGGATCCCAAGAGTTTGCAAGATCAGTTGGGTCTTTGA
- the LOC139883665 gene encoding syntaxin-22-like, which produces MSFQDIEAGRPFRMNNYGKQQDPTQAVASGIFQINTAVSMFQRLVNTLGTPKDTPELREKLHKTRLHIGQLVKDTSAKLKQASESDHHTNVSQSQKIADAKLAKDFQAVLKEFQKAQRLAAERETAYAPFVPQAVLPSSYTASELDIGPDKSQEQRAHLVESRRQEVLLLDNEISFNEAIIDEREQGIREIQQQIGEVNEIFKDLAVLVHEQGTMIHDIGSHIENAQASTAQAKSQLVKAAKTQRSNSSLVCLLMVIFGIVLLIVVIVLAA; this is translated from the exons ATGAGCTTTCAAGACATCGAAGCTGGGCGACCTTTTCGGATGAATAATTATGGTAAACAACAAGACCCGACTCAGGCCGTCGCCTCTGGTATCTTTCAGATCAACACCGCCGTCTCAATGTTCCAACGTCTCGTCAACACCCTCGGCACTCCGAAGGACACGCCGGAGCTCCGGGAGAAGCT GCATAAGACGAGGCTTCATATTGGGCAATTGGTGAAGGATACATCAGCAAAGTTGAAACAAGCTAGTGAATCGGATCATCATACTAACGTTAGC CAAAGCCAAAAAATCGCTGATGCGAAACTTGCAAAAGATTTTCAAGCGGTTCTTAAAGAGTTCCAGAAAGCTCAACGACTTGCTGCTGAGAGAGAGACAGCATACGCTCCTTTCGTTCCTCAGGCAGTTCTTCCTTCTAG CTACACGGCAAGTGAGCTTGACATCGGTCCAGATAAGAGTCAGGAACAGCGTGCTCATCTTGTGGAATCTAGAAG ACAAGAAGTCTTATTATTGGACAACGAGATATCCTTCAATGAAGCTATAATTGATGAAAGAGAGCAGGGAATTCGTGAAATCCAGCAGCAAATTGGCGAAGTGAATGAGATTTTCAAAGATCTTGCAGTTCTTGTGCATGAACAAGGAACTATGATCC ATGATATTGGCTCCCATATTGAAAATGCACAGGCTTCCACTGCACAGGCAAAATCCCAACTTGTGAAAGCTGCCAAGACTCAAAGATCAAATTCCTCTTTG GTATGTTTGCTCATGGTGATATTTGGCATTGTGCTTCTCATCGTGGTCATTGTATTGGCTGCTTGA
- the LOC139883669 gene encoding uncharacterized protein, which yields MDGPDEEELQGAIAIWSTRRGAEHRTTVSDQTRWAAECINRPNRRTNKPFNGTCGARGIIVTVQTTRRDDRNISQNHVSHVITGKIRQRPNYPIKSIIDDYEAAFGCKIGRKKAWDGKRVALNQVYGDWETNFRQLPSYMRALEHCNDGTKVQWKFKKEDGVIHSRRKIFRYVFWHFGATKRTFQHSHPVVTVDATHLRGAYKGKAIVALVKTANHRVVPVAYAVIDEESNHNWYWFLKYLKNTFCKIRSLASSLIVIRASFLQS from the exons ATGGATGGACCTGATGAG GAAGAGCTTCAGGGTGCGATAGCCATTTGGTCAACTAGACGGGGAGCAGAGCATCGCACTACGGTGTCAGATCAGACGAGATGGGCGGCAGAATGCATAAATCGTCCAAACAGACGTACTAATAAGCCGTTTAACGGTACT TGTGGTGCGAGGGGCATAATTGTGACGGTGCAAACAACGAGACGGGATGATCGAAATATTTCGCAAAATCATGTTTCCCACGTCATAACTGGTAAGATTCGCCAACGTCCAAATTACCCAATCAAATCCATTATTGATGACTACGAAGCAGCATTCGGCTGTAAAATAGGGCGGAAAAAAGCTTGGGACGGCAAGCGAGTAGCACTGAACCAGGTATATGGAGATTGGGAGACAAATTTTCGCCAACTGCCCAGTTACATGCGAGCTCTTGAACACTGCAACGATGGGACGAAAGTCCAGTGGAAGTTCAAGAAGGAGGACGGGGTGATACATAGTCGGAGGAAGATTTTCAG ATACGTATTTTGGCATTTCGGTGCGACGAAACGCACATTTCAGCACAGTCACCCTGTAGTTACCGTTGATGCAACGCATCTCAGAGGGGCGTACAAGGGTAAGGCGATCGTTGCGCTTGTGAAGACTGCTAACCACAGAGTCGTGCCAGTTGCATATGCCGTCATAGACGAGGAGTCGAACCACAACTGGTATTGGTTCTTAAAATACCTTAAAAATACGTTCTGCAAGATACGTTCACTTGCATCATCTCTGATCGTCATTCGGGCATCCTTTCTGCAATCGTGA